The genomic region AAAATATTCCCCgttcgtttcgaaattattgaaacatcTATAGAGCACGATGACCgtttttactattaaatattacgcgttgcttctattaaatattacacgttgcttctattaaatattacacgttgcttccattaaatattacacgttgcttccattaaatattacacgttgcttctattaaatattacacgttGTTGTCCATTCAATGTTACGCATTGTTTCGTGAGACCCATTACGAGGTAATCCGCGTTCAGATAGAGTACCGCAACATTATGGAAATCAGAACGGGTTGTTATTTAACGGTCGTGACACATTTGCGAGATCGCGAGCTCGTTCCGTCTGTTACGATAGCGTAACGATAGCGCGTACAATCATAATCGCGCGTTATTCATTACGTCGCTAAAACGACGAGCATTTAAAAGGCGAACAAAAAACACAGATAAGACAACGcgacaattatttcttcgatatTTATAGCGCgcgttttcaataaatttatacgaaCCGTGAGAAGTGCGTTCGAATACTTGTTTCGCAAGCGTGACGATTTCCACGCGTGATCTAATCGTGTCTAGCGTCGATCTGTTTATCCGACAAGAATAATTGTTGCGTTCGATCGCGAGCTGACATCTCGCGTTCGTTTAATTGTCGAAGCGTGAAACAATGCGAGCGGCGTTCAAACATTCGCCAGGCGCTAGACGTCGGTGACGAGAAGTCCTTCGGGCTGGGCCGCTTCTTCTGCCGTCGGTTCAACGTTCGTCTCCGTTTTCTCGAATAACCAATAGGTCTCCATGTTCCCCTTTCCCTACGGTTTAAcatacaattgtataattgacGACCGAGGAATACGATTTCTTGCGGCACGAACCTTGACACAAACTACACCGCGCGAGTCGATGCGGTAGCGGTCTTCGAGCAGCAACGCTTTGGTGTCCGTCGAGATGTGAACTTTCCCTGGCTGTGGTAAAAAAAAGTCGTCGGCACGATGTCTGTATTCAAATGGTAATTAACCCCATGCCGTGCAATTTTTTTCAGCGTTGCGACGGACCgggaattttaattgtatgttAGAGGAgaaaggaaatttaatattgaagattATATGTTATTTGATGACCGTTAATTGATTGatgattgttaattattaaaattaagcaTTGATGACGAGAGAACAGAATTGAAGTCTAATTTAAAAGAACGACGaaaagaattcaaaatttaacataaaagACAGAATAAAATTCCTATTTGGAAGAACAATGTCAAgagaacaatattaaataatgccTTAAAAGGACGGCGAAGGGAGAACAGAATTAAATTCTGATTTAAAGGAACGATGAAGAGAGaacagtattaaattttaacataaagGGCTACTTGCAAGAGGACAGTATACTATTTGAAAGAACAATGTCAAgagaacaatattaaataacgacTTAAAGGAACGATGAATTGCGAACAGAATTAAATTGTGACATAAAAGGGTAATGACAAGAGAATAGAATGAAATTCTGGTGTAATTAAATGATGTCAAgagaacaatattaaataatgccTTAAAAGAGCAACGAAGAGAGAACAGAATAATGagagaaagaataatattcatggTTAACAGGTTATGCGCTAGTACAacaaacaagaaataatatataatctacGCGCATgcttgataaaattaaatcacttAATTGAACTAAAAATGATCGATATTTATCTCTGTAATAAAATgagtattataaattcatttgacTTATTTGTgatgcaattaataattaaataataaagtaaatttatcTATGCAAACCACGAATTTTGAAAGTTCTTAATACAATGTATCGAaacgtatataaaaattcttcaatatttacgGATACAAACGTTTATGAAACTCCGCAAAGGGGTTATGCTTCGCGTTCTTCAAGtcgaaataatgtaaaaagcGAGCTCACCAGACTAGTAGATTGCATCCTCGAAGCAGTATTTACAGTGTCCCCGAAGAAGCAATATCTCGGCACTTTGATGCCAACAACACCTGCCACAGCTGGCCCTGAATGAATTCCTAAGGAAGTGGAACACGTTTGTACGACTCCTGTCGGATCTTTAATATTCCCGCGAACGATATCGTCCGCCGActcgaataacatttattaaccgtcgatgttttataaatcacgcgacgttaacccttttcactcgagcggcgactccgaggcaccgttaaaattgttctatcatggCCCAAGATAACTTTCATACCgacaaagcttagatttaaccctttgccctcgaatgGCGCCTCGggggcaccgctaaaattgctACAGCaggttctaaaataatttttatattatggaaaatttgttttaaataattattaaaaattacaagaatacaagaatcaattttatatgtatgaaatacattttgttatataaaatggaaatactgtatgtcagaaaagttattttagaattataattcaagtggcttcgagtgcaaagggttaagaaattgttgaatggaaatattacgagcttggataattattttagatttgtagTTAAGATAggttcgagtgtaaagggttaattgcaattatGGCACGGAGAACACTTTGAATTACGAAGAGAAAGGTATTAGGTAATATTTTGGCACATTTTTGTTCGCAAAGTGTTCGTGTACATTATGTGCAAAATTACCTATCCGAATATGTATGTCGAGGCCAGATGGCAATTTTAGCGATTGTACATGCTTTATCAGTTGCAACGAGACGTCCGCGATGTTCTGGGCATGGGTTTCAGTCCTATCTGGTGCGCCGCTCGCCGCCATGTAAATTCGACCGACCGTTTCCACCTGTTAACAGTTGTAAAAGTAGAATAAGTACGGTGTTCATGTGCAGATGTCTGTAGACTGACCTTGTACACGTTGAATTGGTCCATCAAAGAGTCGAAACACGAGAACACTGCGTTCATCGACGAGACGATGTCCATTGCACCCTCGATGGTCGAGTAATCGAAATCGCAGAGCTCGCAGAATAGCACGCTGATAGACTCGAATGACTGTACAGaagtaaaatgtttaaatgatCTAGAGAATTAAGTACTTTTGGAAAAACGAGACGCTGTAGTAATGTTATTTTGGGTTCTTTTTCATTcgtagttttatattttagagaaattcgtcgaaatCTATGATAATTGTAGGGAAGcagcaatttttcataatttaaatgctCTAAGTTTATGCCTAAGTGTTGCACTAAGTTTATGCCttgatttgtaatattatgtaggcaatatttttactttacatcattttccattttcatttctatttccgtacttcattttacattttatatatctcatttcacattttaaattctacatttccaattttttctttcacattttaaattctacttgTCACATTCCACATTTCACAATTCACAATTCACATTTCCAAGTTTAAATTCTACATTTCACATTCCACATTTCCAAGTTTAAAGTCTACATATCACATTTCAGGTTTTAAGTTACACATTCCACATTTCACATTTTATCTTTCACATTTTAGATTCTACATTTCACATTCCACATTTCACATTTCATAATTCACCTTTCCAAGTTCAGATTCTACATTTCATAATTCACATTTCCAAGTTTAAATTCTACATTTCACATTTCACGTTTTAAATTCTGCATTTCACATTTCAcgttttaaatgatatatttcacatttccaattttaaattatacaatccacattttaaattctacactttatattctacattttccATTCTACACttcatattctatattttatattctacaatttacattctacattttaaattctatactTTACATTCTAAATTCTACACTTTACATTCTAAATTCTACATTTTACATTCTACACTTTACATTCTAGattctacattttatattctacatttgacattcaattatttatttgattcccATACCTCACAGGTACTCAAAGGGCACGCACCAGCACGTAACCGGTCGGCTACCGTCTGGGGGATCATGGAGTACAAAAGCTCGTCGCTTTTATTCTTCCATCGATCGAGCAGCGCATAGCTGTTCTCCAATTCAGTCGACCTTTGTTCCGCTCGTTCAAACATCATCTCCAACCTAATGTGAGTAACCATGCAAAGACacgtttatataaaaagaaaaaacaaaacacaTTACGATCAGTTACTTAACTAAAGTTcgctaaaaattgaaaaaagaaataccaCTGTACCTTCCGCAATGTTGCCATCCCGCTAAAACCAATTCTCGACTCAGACCATGGGGATTTAAATCGTTCAAGTACAGACCCATGTTCAGAAGCTCGTCCAAACtgttaattctattaaaaatgtatttttattattttcaaatgcattaaaaagttttcgaaagtagaattagagaattattggaaaatgATACTTTATTTGCTGGAAGTTTATTCATGCTAgcagtaataaattgtttcaaagttCAGTTATcgaaactaatttattatgcatagagt from Augochlora pura isolate Apur16 unplaced genomic scaffold, APUR_v2.2.1 APUR_unplaced_172, whole genome shotgun sequence harbors:
- the LOC144477527 gene encoding soluble guanylate cyclase 89Da-like — protein: MYLHSVMFELELIRSINGNTSSSTDNNASTSSSLDRRGSQGARSILLKGQMRYLDDIKAIIFLCSPLINSLDELLNMGLYLNDLNPHGLSRELVLAGWQHCGRLEMMFERAEQRSTELENSYALLDRWKNKSDELLYSMIPQTVADRLRAGACPLSTCESFESISVLFCELCDFDYSTIEGAMDIVSSMNAVFSCFDSLMDQFNVYKVETVGRIYMAASGAPDRTETHAQNIADVSLQLIKHVQSLKLPSGLDIHIRIGIHSGPAVAGVVGIKVPRYCFFGDTVNTASRMQSTSLPGKVHISTDTKALLLEDRYRIDSRGVVCVKGKGNMETYWLFEKTETNVEPTAEEAAQPEGLLVTDV